From the Neobacillus sp. PS3-34 genome, the window TTGAAGCTCCATACTCATCGCCACATACCCCAGCCGGACAATCGTCATAAAGGCTCCTCCTTAAAATTCTTTTGTATTAATATGCCCTTTTAACTTTCCAGAAACCAAAAAAAAGAGCACGGATATATATCCACGCTCTTTCGGTTCAGCACTTTGGCCATATTGGCCTTTGGTTTTTATTATCGGTTAAAGCTTCTTGGCTTTGAAGAAGATGATGATGATGATGGCTTCCCGCCGCCACGCTTTTCACCTGATCTTGGCTTAAGGGGCCTTCTTGCGACGGTTGTCGCCTCCGCCTCTGTTACTATCATAGCTTCTTTTGCGGTCCTGCTGTTTACGGTCTCTGCGCTGTGGAAGAGGCTGTTCTTCAGTCAGCTTGATCGGTGAAGTATCTGGTTCTTTTGTCAGCATTTTCAATACTGCAGCAACTACTGTCGAAGCATCGTTATTCTCAAGCAATTCCTGAGCCGCTGCTTTATAGTAATGAAGGTTATTGGATTCAATTGTTTGAAGAATTTTATCCACAACTGCACGCTGCTGGCCTTCAAGAGCCTCATCAAGTGTAGGAGCAACCATTTTCTCCATTTTGCGCTTTGTAGTACGCTCAATAACAGAAAGATAACCTTTTTCTCTTGGTGTCAGGAACATTAGAGCTACACCTGTTTTACCCGCACGTCCTGTACGTCCGATACGGTGAACATAGCTTTCTGGATCCTGAGGAATATCAAAGTTATACACGTGTGTAACACCGGAAATATCAAGTCCGCGGGCAGCAACATCGGTTGCAACAAGGATATCCACTGATCCTTCTTTAAACTTGCGAAGGACGGACATACGTTTCGCCTGGCTTAAATCTCCATGGATGCCTTCAGCAGTATATCCCCTTTGAATTAAGGCTTCAGCCAATTCATCCACACGGCGTTTTGTACGGCCGAAAATAATCGCCAATTCTGGTGATTGAATATCAAGGAGCCTTGTAAGCACATCAAATTTATTCTTTTCTTGCACTTCCAAGTAATACTGTTCAATCAAAGGAACCGTCATTTCTTTCGTTTTTACACGAATGATTTGAGGATCTTTCATGAATCTCTCAGCCATTCTCTGGATTGGACCAGGCATTGTTGCTGAGAAAAGCAAGGTTTGGCGCTCAGTAGGAATTGCTGCAAGAATGGTTTCAATATCTTCTATGAAGCCCATGTTCAACATTTCATCTGCTTCGTCAAGGATCGCAGTGTGAACCTGATCAAGCTTTAATGTTTTACGGTTAATATGGTCCAGAACACGTCCAGGTGTTCCGACAATAATATGTGGAGCTTTTTTAAGTGAGCGAATCTGGCGGCTAATATCCTGTCCTCCGTAAATCGGCAGAACACGAACTCTTTTTCCTGATCCAATTTTATAAAGCTCTTCGGAAACCTGGATGGCTAGTTCACGAGTTGGCGCAATAATGATACCCTGAATGGCATCCTTGCTCACATCCACTTTTTCAACTAACGGAATTCCGAAAGCAGCAGTTTTACCAGTTCCTGTTTGCGCTTGTCCGATTAAATCCTTATTCGCAAGGCTCATTGGAATCGTTTCTGCTTGTATTGGTGTAGCTTCCTCAAAACCCATTTTAAGGACAGCTTTTAAAGTGGCCTGGCTTAGCCTAATTCTTCAAACTTTGTCAATGTTTTCATTCTCCTTCATTTGTATCCATATATATTTTAAGTTTAAGTGCTGATAAAGTAGGGAATTTCAACGTCACTAAAACATAAAAGGGCAACATCTCTATTTTATCAAAAAAAGACATTCTCCTAAAAGGAGTATGCCCTTGTTTGTAGGTTCTTTAGACACGTTGATGATAATCATAACACTATTGCAAATTTAATGCAATAAAGTGCAAATGGCTGTAAACGCTTCAAGATAGGTAAAACCCCGCGATTACATATCATTTAAAAAATTATACACCTGGAAAAAGAGGGCTTCTTTTTCCTCACAGTGGCAAATATGATGTTTTGAATGTTTGACGTACGTGATCTGTTTTTCCTTTGCTCCAATGTTTTGGTAAAGGTATTCGGCGCTTTTGGGCGGTACAATCCCATCACTTTCTCCCTGGGCGATGAATGTTGGCACATACACCATTGGAAGAAAGGCCTTGTAAAAAAAACGAGTCGTCGAAATTGGAGAGT encodes:
- a CDS encoding alpha/beta hydrolase encodes the protein MVYVPTFIAQGESDGIVPPKSAEYLYQNIGAKEKQITYVKHSKHHICHCEEKEALFFQVYNFLNDM